From the genome of Streptomyces sp. NBC_01116, one region includes:
- a CDS encoding helix-turn-helix transcriptional regulator: MMTNIRQASVPQAAVRHDPVAPTRTRRLAPGGSIDAHRHDDHQIVYAGRGVLTVSTGAGSWVAPANRAIWVPAGVVHAHRAYGELDLHLVGLPVTENPLGLDSPTVLAVSSLLRELLIAYTRDEGDDDRPERARLRAVLLDQLRASAQQPLHLPTPSDPLLRALCDILRADPGDSRTLAELGRRVGASDRTLSRLFRGDLGMTFPQWRTQLRLHHALILLTGRTPVTAVAHQCGWSSTSAFIEVFRRTFGHTPGSHRTE, encoded by the coding sequence ATGATGACGAACATCCGCCAGGCTTCCGTGCCGCAGGCCGCCGTCCGGCACGATCCGGTGGCGCCGACCCGCACCCGGCGGCTGGCGCCCGGCGGCTCGATCGACGCCCACCGGCACGACGACCACCAGATCGTCTACGCGGGCCGCGGCGTGCTGACCGTCTCGACCGGTGCGGGGTCCTGGGTCGCCCCGGCCAACCGCGCGATCTGGGTCCCCGCGGGCGTCGTCCACGCACACCGGGCCTACGGCGAACTCGATCTGCACCTGGTGGGCCTCCCCGTCACCGAGAACCCGCTCGGCCTCGACTCGCCGACCGTGCTGGCCGTCAGCTCCCTGCTGCGCGAGCTGCTCATCGCCTACACCCGCGACGAGGGCGACGACGACCGCCCCGAGCGGGCCCGCCTGCGCGCCGTGCTCCTCGACCAGCTCCGGGCATCCGCCCAGCAGCCGCTGCACCTGCCCACGCCCTCCGACCCCCTGCTGCGCGCCCTGTGCGACATCCTCCGGGCCGACCCGGGCGACAGCCGTACGCTCGCCGAACTCGGCCGCCGGGTCGGGGCGAGCGACCGGACCCTGTCCCGGCTGTTCCGCGGCGACCTCGGCATGACCTTCCCGCAGTGGCGCACCCAGCTCCGTCTCCACCACGCCCTGATCCTCCTGACCGGTCGGACGCCGGTCACCGCGGTGGCGCATCAGTGCGGCTGGTCGTCCACCAGCGCCTTCATCGAGGTGTTCCGCCGCACGTTCGGCCACACCCCGGGCTCCCACCGGACAGAGTGA
- the rsmI gene encoding 16S rRNA (cytidine(1402)-2'-O)-methyltransferase, which yields MADVTGTTGTLVLAGTPIGDVSDAPPRLAAELERADVVAAEDTRRLRRLTQALGIHTSGRVVSYFEGNESARTPELVEALTGGARVLLVTDAGMPSVSDPGYRLVAAAVEKDIRVTAVPGPSAVLTALALSGLPVDRFCFEGFLPRKAGERLSKLRENADERRTMVYFEAPHRLDDTLAAMAEVFGAERRAAVCRELTKTYEEVKRGPLGELAVWAADGVRGEITVVVEGATDSGDEGLDADELVRRVRVREEAGERRKEAIAAVAAAAGLPKRDVFDAVVAAKNAEKGEGKGAEKGAPPKP from the coding sequence ATGGCGGATGTGACTGGAACGACTGGAACGCTCGTGCTCGCAGGGACCCCCATCGGTGACGTGTCGGACGCCCCGCCACGCCTCGCCGCCGAACTGGAGCGGGCCGACGTCGTCGCCGCCGAGGACACCCGGCGGCTGCGCCGGCTCACCCAGGCGCTCGGCATCCACACCTCGGGGCGTGTCGTCTCCTACTTCGAGGGGAACGAGTCCGCCCGTACGCCGGAACTCGTCGAAGCCCTGACCGGCGGCGCGCGTGTCCTGCTCGTCACGGACGCGGGCATGCCGTCCGTCTCCGACCCCGGCTACCGGCTCGTCGCCGCCGCCGTGGAGAAGGACATCCGCGTCACCGCCGTCCCGGGACCCAGCGCCGTGCTCACCGCGCTCGCGCTCTCCGGCCTCCCCGTGGACCGCTTCTGCTTCGAGGGGTTCCTGCCCCGCAAGGCCGGTGAACGGCTCTCCAAGCTCCGCGAGAACGCCGACGAGCGCCGCACGATGGTCTACTTCGAGGCCCCGCACCGGCTCGACGACACCCTCGCCGCGATGGCGGAGGTCTTCGGCGCCGAGCGCCGCGCCGCCGTGTGCCGGGAGCTGACCAAGACGTACGAGGAGGTCAAGCGCGGTCCGCTCGGCGAGCTGGCCGTGTGGGCCGCCGACGGCGTACGCGGGGAGATCACCGTCGTCGTGGAGGGCGCCACCGACTCCGGCGACGAGGGTCTGGACGCCGACGAACTGGTGCGGCGCGTGCGCGTGCGCGAGGAGGCGGGGGAGCGGCGCAAGGAGGCGATCGCCGCCGTCGCCGCCGCCGCCGGACTGCCCAAGCGGGACGTCTTCGACGCGGTGGTCGCCGCCAAGAACGCGGAGAAGGGCGAAGGGAAGGGCGCTGAGAAGGGCGCCCCGCCCAAGCCGTAG
- a CDS encoding MFS transporter: MRRNTPIVLLSAGHACVDIYQGSVAALVPFFIAERSYSLAVASGIVLAASLLSSVAQPLFGVLTDRWAMPWLLPVSTLLGGLGIALSGLSGSYPLTLVFVALSGIGVAAYHPESARVARIAARGSHRAMGWFSTGGTVGFALAPLMVAAVMSAGGLRWTPLLVLPALVGAALCLPVVRVLQQRQAAGSRTPSPPAGSDDVASFVRLSLAVVFRSIAFIGLSTFIALYVRQRLGGGIAVGTAALFVLYLGSTVGAVLGGSLAARWDRVAVARWSYLVTAAAVAGVVGVPGPAVFVFLALASAGLYVPFSLQVTLGQDYLPSRVGTAGGITLGLTVSIGGLASPAIGALADATSLRTALAPLVAMPLLSWLLFRTLPEPGVPGAASSGAAAVARSGSGAPKPG, from the coding sequence ATGCGAAGGAACACGCCGATCGTCCTGCTGTCCGCGGGTCATGCCTGCGTCGACATCTACCAGGGCTCCGTCGCGGCCCTGGTGCCGTTCTTCATCGCCGAGCGCTCCTACTCCCTCGCGGTCGCCTCGGGCATCGTGCTGGCCGCATCGCTGCTGTCCTCCGTGGCGCAGCCGCTGTTCGGCGTGCTCACCGACCGCTGGGCGATGCCGTGGCTTCTGCCGGTCAGCACGCTGCTCGGCGGTCTCGGCATCGCGCTGAGCGGCCTCAGCGGCTCCTACCCGCTCACCCTGGTGTTCGTCGCGCTGTCGGGGATCGGGGTGGCCGCCTACCACCCCGAATCCGCCCGCGTCGCCCGGATCGCCGCGCGGGGCAGTCACCGGGCGATGGGCTGGTTCTCCACGGGCGGCACGGTCGGCTTCGCGCTCGCCCCGCTGATGGTCGCCGCCGTGATGAGCGCCGGAGGGCTGCGCTGGACGCCGCTGCTCGTGCTGCCGGCCCTCGTCGGCGCCGCGCTGTGCCTGCCGGTCGTGCGCGTCCTCCAGCAGCGGCAGGCCGCCGGGTCCCGTACTCCGTCGCCGCCGGCCGGGAGCGACGACGTCGCCTCCTTCGTGCGGCTGTCCCTGGCCGTGGTCTTCCGGTCGATCGCCTTCATCGGCCTGAGCACCTTCATCGCGCTGTACGTCCGCCAGCGCCTGGGCGGCGGCATCGCCGTGGGGACCGCGGCCCTGTTCGTGCTCTACCTCGGCAGCACGGTCGGCGCGGTGCTCGGCGGGTCCCTGGCCGCCCGGTGGGACCGGGTGGCGGTCGCGCGCTGGTCGTACCTGGTCACGGCCGCGGCCGTCGCGGGTGTGGTGGGGGTGCCCGGCCCGGCCGTCTTCGTGTTCCTGGCGCTGGCCTCGGCCGGTCTGTACGTACCGTTCTCGCTCCAGGTGACGCTCGGCCAGGACTACCTGCCCTCCCGGGTCGGCACCGCCGGCGGGATCACGCTCGGTCTGACCGTCAGCATCGGCGGCCTGGCCAGTCCCGCCATCGGCGCGCTCGCCGACGCCACGTCCTTGCGGACCGCCCTGGCGCCTCTCGTGGCGATGCCGCTGCTGAGCTGGCTGCTCTTCCGCACCCTGCCCGAACCGGGGGTGCCGGGGGCCGCGTCGTCCGGGGCCGCCGCCGTCGCGCGCTCCGGGAGCGGGGCGCCGAAACCCGGATGA
- a CDS encoding dolichyl-phosphate-mannose--protein mannosyltransferase yields MTSTAPETQRGQDAGEPLGEQPTSWQRRLRRFGHVPRPETSLRDRLDPPYTRPGRQVWSVLAIPPHVADRLVRWSGWGGPLLVTLVAGLLRFWKLDQPHAVIFDETYYAKDAWALVNQGYEGSWPKDVDKLILKDPSSVPIPTDPGYVVHPPVGKWIIGFGEQLFGFTPFGWRFMVAVLGTISVLVLCRIGRRLFRSTFLGCLAGLLLAVDGLHFVMSRTALLDLIVMFFVLAAFGCLVADRDHARRRLADALPVDEEGVLRPDARIAETLRLGWRPWRLAAGVMLGLAFATKWNGLYVLAAFGLMTVLWDVGARRTAGAVHPYRAVLRRDLVPAFFSTVPVAIVTYVVSWTGWIVTDKGYYRNWAATEGKDSSWSWLFPDWLRSLWHYENQVYDFHVGLTSGHTYESNPWSWLVLGRPVSYYYEEEAGCKESATGKCASEVLAIGTPLLWWLACFALAYVLWRWFFRRDWRAGAIACGVVAGWLPWFFYQERTIFLFYAVVFVPFLCLAVTMLLGAIAGPAAGTGSRAELGLTAQDPTGERRRTLGAIAVGVLVLLIVWNFIYFWPLHTGTSIPEDLWRDRMWLDTWV; encoded by the coding sequence GTGACGAGTACCGCACCCGAGACCCAGCGGGGCCAAGACGCCGGGGAGCCGCTCGGCGAGCAGCCGACCTCCTGGCAACGGCGGCTGCGCCGCTTCGGCCATGTTCCCCGCCCGGAGACCTCTCTCCGCGACCGGCTGGACCCGCCGTACACCCGGCCCGGACGGCAGGTGTGGTCGGTGCTCGCGATCCCGCCGCACGTGGCCGACCGGCTGGTGCGGTGGTCCGGCTGGGGCGGCCCGCTGCTCGTGACGCTGGTCGCCGGGCTGCTGCGCTTCTGGAAGCTGGACCAGCCGCACGCGGTGATATTCGACGAGACGTACTACGCGAAGGACGCGTGGGCGCTGGTCAACCAGGGGTACGAGGGTTCCTGGCCCAAGGACGTCGACAAGCTGATCCTGAAGGACCCCTCCTCCGTCCCGATCCCGACCGACCCGGGCTATGTGGTGCATCCGCCGGTCGGCAAGTGGATCATCGGGTTCGGCGAGCAGCTGTTCGGCTTCACGCCGTTCGGCTGGCGCTTCATGGTGGCGGTGCTCGGCACGATCTCCGTCCTCGTCCTCTGCCGGATCGGCCGGCGGCTGTTCCGCTCCACGTTCCTGGGCTGTCTGGCGGGGCTGCTGCTCGCGGTGGACGGGCTGCACTTCGTGATGAGCCGGACCGCGCTGCTCGACCTGATCGTCATGTTCTTCGTGCTGGCCGCGTTCGGCTGCCTGGTGGCCGACCGCGACCATGCCCGCCGCCGGCTCGCCGACGCGCTGCCGGTGGACGAGGAGGGGGTGCTGCGCCCGGACGCCCGGATCGCGGAGACCCTGCGCCTGGGGTGGCGGCCGTGGCGGCTGGCGGCGGGCGTGATGCTGGGCCTGGCCTTCGCCACGAAGTGGAACGGCCTCTACGTCCTGGCCGCGTTCGGCCTGATGACGGTCCTGTGGGATGTCGGCGCGCGGCGTACGGCGGGTGCGGTGCACCCGTACCGGGCGGTGCTGCGGCGCGACCTGGTCCCCGCGTTCTTCTCCACGGTGCCGGTCGCGATCGTCACGTACGTCGTGTCGTGGACCGGCTGGATCGTCACGGACAAGGGCTACTACCGGAACTGGGCGGCCACCGAGGGCAAGGACTCCTCCTGGAGCTGGCTGTTCCCGGACTGGCTGCGGAGCCTGTGGCACTACGAGAACCAGGTGTACGACTTCCACGTGGGCCTGACCTCGGGCCACACCTACGAGTCCAACCCGTGGAGCTGGCTCGTGCTGGGCCGGCCCGTGTCGTACTACTACGAGGAGGAGGCGGGCTGCAAGGAATCGGCGACCGGCAAGTGCGCCAGCGAGGTCCTCGCCATCGGCACCCCGCTGCTGTGGTGGCTGGCCTGCTTCGCCCTGGCGTACGTGCTCTGGCGCTGGTTCTTCCGCCGCGACTGGCGGGCGGGCGCGATCGCCTGCGGTGTGGTGGCGGGCTGGCTGCCCTGGTTCTTCTACCAGGAGCGGACGATCTTCCTCTTCTACGCGGTGGTGTTCGTCCCGTTCCTGTGTCTGGCCGTGACGATGCTGCTGGGCGCGATCGCGGGCCCGGCGGCGGGCACGGGCTCCCGTGCCGAACTGGGCCTCACCGCCCAGGACCCCACGGGCGAACGCCGCCGCACGCTGGGGGCGATCGCGGTGGGCGTGCTGGTGCTCCTGATCGTCTGGAACTTCATCTACTTCTGGCCGCTGCACACGGGGACGTCGATCCCGGAGGACCTGTGGCGGGACCGGATGTGGCTGGACACGTGGGTGTAG
- a CDS encoding YbaK/EbsC family protein, whose amino-acid sequence MSTPEPSETMPAAAPVPPAHPRFAEALAELGLQVEVRRFPDATRTAAEAAAAIGCSLSEIVKSLVFTADGVPVLVLMDGSSRVDVELVRRELGAQKVKRADADLVRETTGYAIGGVPPFGHATRTRVLADRRLLDHAVVWAAAGTPHTVFPLDPKTLIAHAGATVADVREPAK is encoded by the coding sequence ATGAGCACTCCCGAACCCTCCGAAACGATGCCCGCCGCCGCCCCCGTCCCGCCCGCCCACCCCCGGTTCGCCGAGGCGCTGGCCGAGCTGGGCCTCCAGGTCGAGGTGCGCCGCTTCCCCGACGCGACCCGTACGGCGGCGGAGGCCGCGGCGGCGATCGGCTGCTCGCTGAGCGAGATCGTCAAGTCGCTGGTCTTCACGGCGGACGGCGTGCCGGTGCTGGTCCTCATGGACGGGTCCTCGCGGGTGGACGTCGAGCTGGTACGGCGTGAGCTGGGCGCGCAGAAGGTCAAGCGGGCGGACGCGGATCTGGTCCGGGAGACCACGGGCTACGCGATCGGCGGCGTACCGCCCTTCGGCCACGCCACCAGGACCCGCGTCCTGGCCGACCGGCGCCTCCTGGACCACGCGGTGGTGTGGGCGGCGGCGGGCACCCCGCACACGGTGTTCCCGCTGGACCCGAAAACGCTGATCGCCCACGCGGGCGCGACGGTCGCGGATGTGCGCGAGCCCGCCAAGTGA
- a CDS encoding exonuclease domain-containing protein: MGIGAQGEQGERGEQDGRRRHTDHLLNVVDVEATCWDGQPPPGQVSEIIEIGLTVVDLGAGRRLAKHRLLVRPARSEVSPFCTELTGLTQAEVDSGLPFAEACRVLAAEHRTGSLPWASWGDYDRDQFTRQCRATGAEYPFGQRHTNAKVAFTASYGLRRRPGMAQALEAAGLPMEGRHHRGDDDAWNIAALVLELAGRGDWAAGRGPASPN; encoded by the coding sequence ATGGGCATCGGGGCGCAGGGCGAACAGGGCGAGCGCGGTGAGCAGGACGGGCGGAGGCGGCACACCGACCACCTGCTGAACGTGGTCGACGTCGAAGCCACCTGCTGGGACGGGCAGCCGCCGCCCGGCCAGGTCAGCGAGATCATCGAGATCGGTCTCACCGTCGTCGACCTGGGCGCGGGCCGACGGCTCGCCAAGCACCGGCTGCTGGTCCGGCCCGCACGCTCGGAGGTCAGCCCGTTCTGCACGGAGCTGACCGGGCTGACGCAGGCGGAGGTGGACAGCGGTCTGCCCTTCGCCGAGGCGTGCCGGGTGCTGGCGGCCGAGCACCGTACGGGGTCTCTGCCGTGGGCGAGCTGGGGCGACTACGACCGCGACCAGTTCACGCGCCAGTGCCGGGCGACGGGTGCGGAGTACCCCTTCGGGCAGCGGCACACGAATGCCAAGGTCGCCTTCACCGCTTCGTACGGGCTGCGCCGCCGCCCCGGCATGGCCCAGGCCCTGGAGGCGGCCGGCCTCCCGATGGAGGGCCGTCACCACCGGGGCGACGACGACGCGTGGAACATCGCCGCCCTGGTGCTGGAGCTGGCGGGGCGGGGCGACTGGGCTGCGGGTCGGGGCCCCGCGAGCCCGAACTGA
- a CDS encoding serine hydrolase domain-containing protein, with translation MTDTTAVRVDDTPGSPADTRLLAEAARAVDAPDLVLAVSRNGLRTVHTGGGAEPGPAGRERLVYELGSASKPYAGLLLARLVAQGRVRYADRAADLLAPGFPVHPAVRRITLRHLLTHTSGLPGLPADFYPQAVPRWSTDPYGGYPADRVVRAFLRARPRHRPGTRWHYSNFAVSVLGHTLAAATGTPWEVLLHQQVLAPLGLAATRVRPGPEGTEAVGHRRDGTPVPALDTGGFTAAGAVRATPLDLLTFLEAHVRAHVAARPGGPDLRDPTLDAALAEVSRPLLRRGLRHAHTHTLTWFHHPSPYGPVLFHAGATLGQQAFLGFRPETGLVVAATATRRVHRADTFVATAYGLLTETP, from the coding sequence ATGACCGACACGACCGCGGTCCGCGTGGACGACACCCCCGGTTCCCCGGCCGACACGCGCCTCCTCGCCGAGGCGGCCCGCGCGGTCGACGCCCCGGACCTGGTGCTCGCGGTCAGCCGGAACGGGCTACGCACCGTCCACACCGGGGGCGGTGCGGAACCGGGCCCGGCGGGCCGGGAGCGGCTGGTGTACGAGCTGGGCTCGGCGTCGAAGCCGTACGCGGGGCTGCTGCTGGCCCGGCTGGTGGCGCAGGGCCGGGTGCGGTACGCGGACCGGGCGGCGGACCTGCTGGCCCCGGGCTTCCCGGTGCACCCGGCGGTGCGCCGGATCACCCTGCGCCATCTGCTCACCCACACCTCGGGGCTGCCGGGCCTGCCCGCCGACTTCTACCCGCAGGCGGTGCCCCGCTGGTCCACCGACCCGTACGGCGGCTATCCGGCCGACCGGGTGGTCCGGGCCTTCCTGCGGGCCCGCCCGCGCCACCGGCCCGGTACCCGCTGGCACTACTCGAACTTCGCCGTCTCGGTCCTCGGCCACACCCTGGCGGCGGCCACCGGCACGCCGTGGGAGGTGCTGCTGCACCAGCAGGTGCTGGCCCCGCTGGGCCTGGCGGCGACCCGGGTGCGCCCGGGGCCGGAGGGCACGGAGGCGGTGGGCCACCGCCGGGACGGGACGCCGGTGCCCGCGCTGGACACCGGGGGCTTCACGGCGGCGGGCGCGGTCCGGGCGACCCCGCTGGACCTGCTGACGTTCCTGGAGGCGCATGTGCGGGCGCACGTGGCGGCCCGTCCGGGCGGGCCCGACCTCCGGGACCCGACGCTGGACGCCGCGCTCGCCGAGGTGTCCCGCCCCCTGCTGCGCCGGGGCCTGCGGCACGCGCACACCCACACGCTCACGTGGTTCCACCACCCGTCCCCGTACGGCCCGGTCCTCTTCCACGCGGGCGCGACCCTGGGGCAGCAGGCGTTCCTGGGGTTCCGCCCGGAGACGGGTCTCGTGGTGGCGGCGACGGCGACGCGGCGGGTGCACCGGGCGGACACGTTCGTCGCGACGGCGTACGGCCTGCTGACGGAGACTCCGTAG
- a CDS encoding penicillin-binding transpeptidase domain-containing protein, whose translation MRSGAKVAVIGGAFVLVAGGIGYGAYGMLGDTGGGDRGTRSASESSKVKTGPPSAEEIAETSKGFLDAWAAGDAAAASLLTNNESGSAPVLAAYGEDARIGKVKITPGPAVGTKVPYTVEATVSYDGKSKPLAYASELTVVRGLTTGKALVDWAPTVVHPQLTEGATLRTGESSTPTIEAVDRNGTVLTKEKYPSLGPILDTLREKYGESAGGSPGIETWIEPADETQPDVNLLTLAKGKPGRVQTTIDAGAQAAAERAVKRYAESSVVAVKPSTGAIRAVANNPATGFNAALQGKQAPGSTLKIMTAAMLLEKGVVTANGAAECPKEARYYTRTIHNLKHFSLPDGSTFTQSFARSCNTAFVKLIDDVDDDAALAKEAREVFGIGLDWKSGVVTTDGSVPEEVQGEAAAQYIGQGTVQMNALNMASITATARTGTFRQPVIVPQSLDNRQLATASRSLSPSVTQQLTTMMRATAAWGTGAKAMASVGGDKGAKTGSAEVDGQATSNSWFTGFSDDLAAAAVVQTGGHGGDAAGPVVAEVLKAGG comes from the coding sequence ATGCGCAGTGGAGCGAAGGTCGCCGTCATCGGCGGAGCGTTCGTCCTGGTGGCCGGAGGTATCGGCTACGGGGCGTACGGCATGCTCGGGGACACGGGCGGCGGGGACCGCGGTACGCGGAGCGCGTCCGAGTCGTCGAAGGTGAAGACGGGGCCGCCGAGCGCGGAGGAGATCGCCGAGACGTCGAAGGGCTTCCTCGACGCGTGGGCGGCGGGGGACGCGGCCGCCGCGTCCCTCCTCACCAACAACGAGTCGGGATCGGCACCGGTGCTCGCCGCGTACGGCGAGGACGCCCGCATCGGCAAGGTGAAGATCACCCCGGGCCCGGCCGTCGGCACGAAGGTGCCCTACACGGTCGAGGCCACCGTCTCCTACGACGGGAAGTCCAAGCCCCTGGCGTACGCCTCGGAGTTGACCGTGGTGCGCGGCCTGACGACGGGCAAGGCCCTGGTCGACTGGGCCCCGACGGTCGTGCACCCGCAGTTGACGGAGGGCGCGACGCTGAGGACGGGCGAGTCCTCGACGCCGACGATCGAGGCCGTCGACCGCAACGGGACGGTACTGACCAAGGAGAAGTACCCCTCGCTCGGGCCGATCCTGGACACGCTGCGCGAGAAGTACGGGGAGAGCGCGGGTGGTTCGCCCGGCATCGAGACGTGGATCGAGCCCGCCGACGAGACCCAGCCGGACGTCAACCTGCTGACCCTGGCCAAGGGCAAGCCGGGCAGGGTGCAGACGACGATCGACGCGGGCGCGCAGGCGGCGGCGGAGCGGGCGGTGAAGCGGTACGCGGAGTCCTCCGTGGTCGCGGTCAAGCCGTCCACCGGGGCGATCCGCGCGGTGGCCAACAACCCGGCGACCGGGTTCAACGCGGCGTTGCAGGGAAAGCAGGCGCCCGGCTCCACGCTGAAGATCATGACGGCGGCGATGCTGCTGGAGAAGGGCGTGGTCACGGCGAACGGGGCGGCGGAGTGCCCCAAGGAGGCCAGGTACTACACGCGCACGATCCACAACCTGAAGCACTTCTCGCTGCCGGACGGCTCGACGTTCACGCAGAGCTTCGCCCGGTCGTGCAACACCGCCTTCGTCAAGCTGATCGACGACGTCGACGACGACGCGGCGCTCGCCAAGGAGGCGCGGGAGGTCTTCGGGATCGGTCTGGACTGGAAGTCCGGTGTCGTCACGACCGACGGCAGCGTTCCGGAGGAAGTGCAGGGTGAGGCCGCGGCCCAGTACATCGGCCAGGGCACGGTCCAGATGAACGCCCTCAACATGGCCTCCATCACCGCCACCGCCCGCACCGGCACGTTCCGTCAGCCGGTGATCGTCCCGCAGTCCCTGGACAACCGGCAATTGGCGACGGCCTCGCGCTCGCTGTCGCCGTCCGTCACCCAGCAGCTCACGACGATGATGCGGGCCACGGCCGCCTGGGGCACCGGCGCGAAGGCGATGGCCTCGGTCGGCGGGGACAAGGGCGCCAAGACCGGTTCGGCGGAGGTCGACGGGCAGGCGACCTCCAACAGCTGGTTCACGGGCTTCAGCGACGACCTCGCGGCCGCGGCGGTCGTCCAGACCGGCGGCCACGGCGGCGACGCGGCGGGCCCGGTCGTCGCGGAGGTGCTGAAGGCGGGCGGCTGA
- a CDS encoding EamA family transporter — protein MTPLVALAVLIAAVTHASWNAIAHAIKDQLISFTLISGGGLLIGAAMALLVPFPAAEAWPYLVVSAALHVLYMLLLMRSFTLGDFGQMYPIARGTAPLVVTVLAAVFVGERPDAWATAGVAVASAGLVGLALWGIRGSGKRPHWPAIVAALGTGLAIAGYTTVDGVGVRASDTPLGYIAWLMILEGLAIPAYAYYRRRSELVAQLKPFAVRGLLGAALSVIAYGLVLWAQTRAPLAPIAALRESSIIVGAAIGTLFFKERFGAPRIAAAGLMVVGIGLMLHTS, from the coding sequence GTGACCCCGCTGGTCGCCCTCGCGGTCCTCATAGCCGCCGTCACGCACGCCAGCTGGAACGCCATCGCCCACGCGATCAAGGACCAGCTGATCTCGTTCACGCTGATCTCCGGCGGCGGCCTGCTGATCGGCGCGGCGATGGCCCTCTTGGTCCCGTTCCCGGCGGCGGAGGCCTGGCCGTACCTGGTGGTGTCGGCCGCCCTGCACGTGCTGTACATGCTGCTGCTGATGCGCTCGTTCACGCTCGGCGACTTCGGGCAGATGTACCCGATCGCCCGGGGGACGGCCCCGCTGGTGGTGACGGTCCTGGCGGCGGTGTTCGTCGGCGAGCGCCCGGACGCCTGGGCCACGGCGGGCGTCGCGGTGGCCTCGGCCGGGCTGGTCGGGCTGGCGCTGTGGGGCATCCGGGGCTCCGGCAAGCGCCCGCACTGGCCGGCGATCGTGGCGGCCCTCGGCACGGGCCTGGCGATCGCCGGGTACACCACGGTCGACGGCGTCGGCGTACGCGCCTCGGACACCCCGCTGGGCTACATCGCCTGGCTGATGATCCTGGAGGGCCTGGCGATCCCGGCGTACGCGTACTACCGCCGCCGTAGCGAACTGGTCGCTCAGCTCAAGCCGTTCGCCGTACGGGGCCTGCTCGGCGCGGCCCTGTCGGTGATCGCGTACGGGCTGGTCCTCTGGGCCCAGACGAGGGCCCCGCTCGCCCCGATCGCGGCGCTGCGCGAGTCGTCGATCATCGTGGGCGCGGCGATCGGCACGCTGTTCTTCAAGGAGCGCTTCGGGGCCCCGAGGATCGCGGCGGCGGGGCTGATGGTGGTGGGCATCGGCTTGATGCTGCACACGAGTTGA